The genome window GAGGCCCTCACTGAGCAGTGTGTCATCAGGTCTTCTCTGTCTTGACCCAGAGGTACAGTTAATACTTGAAGGCTACCCAGAAAATCACATCCAGTGGCCACATGGCTGCACCAAGGTACATGTTTAGGTGAGATCCAAGCTGACCATTGGTCTCTGACAGCTGCCTACACTGTCCTGCTGTTCTACAGCATCACTGAAGCCCAAGGACAAGGAAGAGACAAAAATACCTACTAACCTAAATCTATGAcctaacaaaaccaaaacagaagacCTGGGCCAGAGACAACACTTGCTTACCATACTAGTTTAACATGTTGGGTTAGAAAGACAGAAACTCACTGCTTCCAATAAGCTGGTGACCAATGCTTAGGAGTGAGGAGGCAGCAGGTGGATGCCAGGCCCTCAACATCAAGGCCAGCCCCAAGGACCTCCTTCCAAGAGCCTAACTCCATAGAACTCTAGGACAGAcggtctccctctctctctctctctctctctcctgcaacTACCCCAAGGGGCACAGATGCCCCTGCCCCTGGTTGTAGATAAGACTAAGTAGGAGGTGCTAGGAGGCAGACCTTGCTCTCCTGGTCCTTGTGACTGCTACCTCCCCACAGCAGGCCTCCATGCTTACCTTTCTTAGTGGGTTTCTTGCTGTTCAGCTGTCCACTGACATCTTGTAGCCGCTTCTCcagctcctttttcttctcctgagCTAACTCCTCTTTCGATttggctgcctgcttcttcccGCTTGTTGCTGTGAAGTGAGCAGTGAGACAGCTACGCCAAGAGGTCACCAACCCACACCAACAGGTGGCCAAAAGATCCCAGCCCCACACGCTAGTGCCCACACCACCCGCCTTGCTGCAGGGTCAATGTATCTTTGGTGCGGAGCTGTTATCAGATCCTGGCATAGCAGGAAACATTAGGGTAACCTGGAACAACCACTGCCGCATCCACGAAGTCCTCAACATTTACCGTCATCTCTATTCTCCAGAGCCTGGAACCTGAGCTATGACTTGTCATCTGTTCAAATGGGAAGGGCACAGACCCTCTTGTCTCATTCCCCCCTCAACACAGCTACTCTCTCCTGCCTGAGCTGGAGACTGACATGGTCTTGGAAGTGAGTTCAGCCTTCAGTACCAAATTCCTGTATCATCCAGAGTAGTCAAGGACCAAACACACCTGAACAGCCACATGTAGGTTGGCATGAGCCTAGATAGTGAGGGGCTGCCTTGAGACTTCCAGATTCCTCCCAGCCTCTAGCACCTGCAGACCCAGGCAATGACCGGTTCCTGTTTGGTGAAACCAGCAAATTCAGGGTGCACTTTTTAGCTCACATCAGAGTCCATCCTGTGGAGATTCTGGACACCtgatcaatcaagaaaatgggaCTCATCCCTACAGCCAAAGCCCCAGAGCCTTTAGAAGGGGTATGAAATGGGCCCTAACTGGACTTGAATGAATGGCCTGGGCCAACCCCAAGTCCTACTTTTTCATCACAGGCCTGTTAAGGCCCAACAGGCACCTTCCCTAGCAaagaacagggaagaggacatggGGGCAGGCATGCCCTGGCTTAGTGAAGATGTCCTTGGGGCCTGTGGTGGTCAGGTAGGCTTAGACAGCAAGCCAGCTGTGGGCCTAGGACCCCCTCTTCTCACAGGCTGCAGAGGCTACGAGCACCATGCTCTCACTGCCACACAACTTACAcaatggtttcctttgctttttctgtAAACAAGACTTGACGTATCTCTCCAGTTCCCGCAGTGTGGTTGGCTTCAGCGTCTCAAAATCAATCTCAATCTCATCTGGGTTTGAGTCCCTGAGCGAGGGCTCCCGGGACTGGATGATGTGCACCACACGGCCTAGCTTCTCGCCAGGCAGCCGGTTGATGTCCAGGCTGAGTTGACGCTTTTCATCATAGCTCATGGGcaggccctcctcctcttcctctgagtcaTAGGATGCAGATGCCTGCTTGCCACCCTTCTTGAGCTGTCTGAGGCAGAACACAGGAAGCCATGTGGCACTGAGTCTGTTACCTATCCCACCACCTAACCCCTTTCTTCTCCACAACACACTGCTTTCTTCCCTAGGGGTGTACCCAGAGTTCCTCAGTAACAAGAACTGGGCAAACCATCTGAGGATGTCTAGTCTGCCTGCCAAGGACAGGCAAGGCCCTACTTCAGGGTCAGAACAGCTGCTTCCTGGCCCAGGGCCCAGTCAGAAGCTACCTGTCAAACCCAACAGGTCAAAAACAGACCTCCATATTCATacaattaaaatttgaaaagaaagagaaaaaccaggGACAGAGAGAGTGATGACATGGTAGATGAAATTCAAGTGTGTCAGTTATTACACTGAATGTAAGTATCAACTTGTTGGTATATCACCTAAAAGGAAGAGATGGTCAGATGAGAAACAAGTCCCTCTAGTGATAGATTAAAGtaaagaagatggaaaaataCACCATACAAACCTCAACAGGCAAGATGGTAATAAATTTAAGGCCAGCATAGATTACACTGGGAGACCTATCTCTAAAAGGGTGGGAAAAGCCAGAAATAGGTATATTACAGTCTTACAAAATAGGCGTCAGAGTTGGTAAGGTGGCTTAGTGGATGAATACCTGTAAACCCTGTCCAATCCCCAGCATACACATAATGGAATGGGAGGACCCCTGCTTTTGTAAACGGTTCTCTGATCTCTACATCTACACtgtgctatacacacacacaaatacatgtgatttttttttctaattatttattgagacaggttctcactatgtagaccaggctggccatgacctcagagatctatctctgactcctgagtgctgggattaattacCACGCacgtaattttaaaaagtttaaaaggggcctgaagagatggctcagtggttaagagttctgttcttgcagaagatctggATCCAGctggcacccacacagcagctcacaactaactCTAACTCCAGTCCTAGAGGATCTGATAACCTTTTTTGGCTTCCAAGGGCACTGCATGTACATGGTGCAAAGTCACATATGTAagcaacacataaaataaaaataaatttatctttttaaaaaattaaaaggaggccaggtgtggtggcacacgcctttaatcccagcacttaaaaggCGGAGGCAGGTAGCTAAGCtcctctatgagtttgaagccagcctggtctacacagtgagttctaggagatAGACCATTGTCTAAAAAGATTAAAAGCAACAACAAGGAAGGCTTCTGGTCAAGGACTATTATCTGGAAGAGAGACTGGATATTGACAAAGAGTCTCTACCATATGTCAACTGCCCAGGAAGACATTTCAGTCCTATAGATGTATGCATTAAAGCCAGGCCACAAAATGCAGAGCAGAGGAGCCCCACAACACACTTAACacccagaaaatagaaaaaaggatAGTCTTCTTAAAAATTGTCCCTAATTACTATATAATATTATATCCCATCATTTTGAGGACCAGAATTACACACATACCAAATCCAGACAAAGACAGTGTAAGAAAAACTGATTTCTACATCCCcttaagaagagagagagagatgagaaaggagaggCAAAGGTAGGTTAGAACACAGATCATCCTGCATGACCTCTCAGCTGacagttccagggctacacatacTGTTCTCCTGAACTCAGCACTAATGCCCTCCCACCTAGACCCAAGTGGGCTCTAAAGAATCAGTCTCTCTACTGCCACCAATGCCTGTGAAACTACCATTTTATGACTGCTTGGACCTGTTCTACACAATGGCCAGAATCTGACCCCTTCAGTCGTCTCTGGCTCCCTCCCTCAGAGGATGCCTTACCAGAGCATGGCACCTTGTATCCTCTCATTTTTCCCCCCAGCAGTATCAATTCCACTCCATTTCCCCAAAGAAGAACGTCTGCTAGCCTTGCCTGAGGCTCTGTACCCAGCTTCTACTGCTCACCTGCCCACAGCACTCGCTGCTTCCACCTAGCTAGAGAGAATCCTCTCTTGGGACCTTTCCTACTTTAACCCCTTGCCTAACAGCTGCACTAGAAATTAGAGTGTCTGGCTCCAAAGTGAAGGCCCTTGGCCCACAGCAAGAAAATGTTCCAAACACCTAAAGCAACAGAAGCCTCCTCTGGGAGTGCAAATACTTTAATGTCCAGCACCAGAGCCAGACAGACAGGTGAGGGTGACCTCCCCAGCAGGCATCACAGGCACTCAGTCACCCCAAAGTCCCAGCCCAGTTTCCATGTAGCCAAGGCGCACGGTCCTAGATCCGGCAGTCCTTGTGACCTGAGGCAGTCTGAGGGCCAAGCAGGTGGTCACCCACCTGCTGGCTGTGGTTGTGCTATTGGCCTTCTTGGTGGGAGCCTTCTTCTGCTGGGCCTGCTTGGCTGCTGGGACTGCCTTGGCCTTCTTCTCCTCCTCGGCCTTGGCCTTGTGCTTCTCCTTCTCTTTATCCTTGtccttgtctttcttcttcttctccttctccttcttctccttcttcttctttggttTATTCACTGGGGCCTGAGACAAGGCAGCCAGCTGTTCGTGCACGGCCTTCAGCTGGAAAAGAGCAGGCAGCTAAGCGGACACTCTGGGCAGGTCTGTACCCCTGTGGCTGCCTCAGCTATGTGGGATAAGCCAGGGGCATCTGGGCCCACTCTGTCTCTGGAAGCCAGAGAGATGCAGGGAAGCACTTCCCAGCCCACTCTGCCCCTCTCTGCCTGCTGGTGAGTCACTTCACCTCCTGAACCTGTTCCCTCAACTATTGGGGGGACAGGGACCCACCTCCCAGGGTGGTTGCTCATAGGCTGGGCTTGGGGCAGGTGACACAGGAGGACCTTAGTAACAGCAGCTAATACTTTCATTGTTAATGCTTATCTTTCAGATGAGAGGACTACAGTGTAAGCACCTGCACAGAGGAGACATTCAACAGCTGATCCTGGAAGGCTCTGCAGCCAGTCTGCGGGATCAAAGTGAGACAATGGCAGCGGCTCATCCTCCTGGTGCCCGAACAGCAGCCAGCAAGACAGAACGCTGCATTTATGTCTCGGGAAGGAGGACCATGACCCACCTTGTACAGATAAGCAGGTGGCCTGTGTGGCTCCCTGGTATCTTGGGAAAAGCTACGTAGCCAACAGGGGAAGGTACCATGCAGTGGGAAGGACTCATCAGCCCTAAGGCCACACCTCATGCCCTGCTCCATGTCCTCATCATCTCAGCATCTGACATGCAGCTCCATCTGGTGACACTCTACTCTCCTGGCCCTGCCTCCCCCTGGAGCCACCTGTTCAGGCACACTACTTTGCCTTTGGCTGTGCTCTGACTTCACAGGGCGGGCTGCCACACCTGGGAAAGGTAGACCATATTGTAGGACTGTTCCTGAGAACAGTCATCTCACTCTGCACatcagggagactgaggcagaggaaAATTTGGGAGGCACATATCTGAGCCAGGCTCCGAGGAGTTCTTGGAGCCTGTAACACACCCACTGTAGCCACtactttttaaaagtcattaCTGTGGCCTTTTTCATATTGTGTATGAATTCCAGGCCTTTCTGCATGGCCCAGCCCCCAGGTACCCAAGTGACTCAGACACAAAAGTGCTTTCGGCCACCTGCATGCTCCTTGGATCCAGGAAGGTTCCATGAGCATCACCTCCCAGCCCAGCCCCCTCCAACAGTACTATAGACAAGAATCGCAGCAGCTCAAAGAAGGGAGAAGTGAGGGCAAGGGCACAGCTTAGATAGCTAGGCCTGGGGACCCATGCCAGAGGGAAGCAGCACAGAGGTGGTTGCCCTCACCTGCTCTTGCAGCTCTGCCAGCCGAGTGGCTCGCTCCTCCTCTGAGTCTGAGCTGCCTGAATCTGAAGAGCTCTCCTCACTACTACGGCTACTCTCAGCACCTTTGCTCACGACAGGAGCTGTGGGAGCAGGCAGTGCAGGCGCTTCTATAGGCTCATCAGGCATCTTGGCAAACCTCATCTCAAACACATCCTGGGGAAAGAGAAGGACAGCTGACCACCCGCACACCCTCAAGGCAGCCCCTCCACAGCATATAAGATGCCTCTGAGCAGCACCACACCACACATGGCTCAAGTTCTGCGATGGGGCAGGCAAGTCCCACATGTAGGCCTAGAATGAGGGAAGAGGCCAGTCAATCACAGACCTGGCTTTCTGGGGCCTGACACAAAGCTCCCTTAGCTAAATCTGCAAGTCTTGTGTAGGAGGCAAGGACAGCCCTGCAGCCCTGGGTGCCCTGGCTCCTCAGTAATACCCCTCTGTGAATAAGAGTGCCTTTCCTTCAGCCCTAAACACCAGCAGAGACCCAAGCCACAGGACACTGGGAGCTGGCTCTCACCCGACCCCCTTCCTGGGCTTGTACTGCAGTGACGCACCTCACACTGGTGAATGCCAAAATAGGCAAAACTGCACTCTAACAAAGCCAAGTTTAGAAAGCCCCTTGAAGCTCCTGTAGGACCTTTAGCTCCTGGTGCAAAAAGGGATGAGGGGGACCATGTGAAAATAAGGGGTGTTCCCTTTGCCTGCCTCATATACTGGGTCTACCCAGACATGTATGAgagtgcatgcacatgtacagcCCAGCTGGAACCCAGCTTCTAAAAGTGCCTACTCAAGAGTGTGTTCTTAGACTCCTCCCAACCCTTAGATCTCCAACTAAAAGGTAAGAGGCTACTCCTGGCAAGTCATGATGGAGTTGGCCTCCAGCCCGCAGAGCCCAATTCATAATCTGACAATAATGATGACTGAACTACACTGATAACAAAACTCCTCCACCCTCTGTGGCTGGGTGGCTAACAATCACCGTCTGCAGACagtctagctttttttttcttcacaatttattcattatatatcccaattgaagccccagGCTAGCTTTTTGGTTCttttcagacaaggtttctctgtgtagccctagctgtcctggaactcactctgtagatcaggctgtccttgaactcagagatccacctgactctgcctccatcaaggtgtgtgccatcactgcctggctgaCAGCCTGGCTTTTTAGCAGCATAGCACCCTCTGACATTATATGACAAGGCCTTTGGAGTCCAGAGAGAACAAGGCACAGAGATCAAGGTCTCAGCAGTAGACAGTGCCTAAGGCTGCCTCTACTGCACATACGAGGACCTCTGTAATTACTGTGCCCTGTTCCCCAGCAGGACCTGTCCAGACAGAGCAGGACACAGCCAGAACTGAGGAGACCTTATGCCTCACAGGGGCTCACTTTCCTTCACAGGGGCCCATTTTCGAAAGAAGGTGAGAAACATTAAAAGGACCCACAAGGGGAAAAAAGGTTTTACCCACCAGCCCTCATAACCCAAGATGGATGTCAGGGACCTCAGGACATGTCTGAGCAGAACTAAGAATTCTCATAGAACGTTCTGGGTCCtaaagccaggtgtagtggcacacctATAATACCActactcaggaaactgaggcaggaggatagctacAAATTCAAGACTAGCCTAAGCTACAAAAATCAGACCGTCTTTAaggtttttaatttgtattttgtgtctgttttgcctgcacgtatgtataTGAACCACATGCATGCACTGCTcacagaggcctgaagagagcgtcggatcccctggaactggttgtgagccaccatgcaggtgctgggaaccaagctcaggtcctatgcaagagtaacaagtgttcttaactgctgaagccatctctccagcccctcagactcagttaaaaacagcaacaacaacaacaacaacaaaagcaaaaccaaggaAAACcccaaaactaaaatccaaatgTTAATTCATAATCTTTACTTTTGTCTCCAAAAGGCAAGTCTTTTGATAACTTTCTCCACGCAAATCATAAACAGGAGGGTGTTTTATTCAGCACCTAGTTGGTCCTTGGCAGTACATAGAGGTGTTCACCCACCCTGGGTCAAACAACCACATGGATTGCTCACACTTGCACTGAAGGCTATGCCAGAACACTCTGGTCTCCCCTTAAGACAATCTGTGGTTTTTCTCTAGCAAAGAATCACTGTAAGCTGACCCAGTCCCACTCTAACACCTCAGAAGAACGGACACCTCCCACCCTAACTAGGGTACCTCAGCCTCAAATGGAGAGGCTCGCCTGCAGGGATGCTCCGCAGGGCAGCCAGGCAAGGGCTCCCACAGCCACAGAGGCCACTGCCTGCTCTTCACCTTCCCACCCAAGAAGCAGAAGCTAATCATCTATTCATTATGTACCCTGGAATCCCCTCTAAGATTAGCAGGATCCCACTGCCACATAGACAAAATGGGCTGTGGAAACGAGGCTCCTCAGAGGACTGCCCGCTGGGAATGCTTCAGAAACACTTGCGTCACCGCCCAGGTTTGCCCAGACTATCTAAGAGCCTCAATACCCACAGTACAACTCAGCTGTGAATCCCACTTACACCCAGCCCTGGGTTACCTGGAGCTTCCTGGCCATGGCCACCACTTCATGGTCTGGAGGGTTGTACTTATAACAATTCGAGAACATTAACCGGATATCGGCAGCAAAGCCCTGTGCATCTGGGTACTCGCGGCTATCCATTTTCCTCTGTAACAAGCAACAAGGTGTAAGAAGACCGTGTAGAGGATAGACTCAGATCCTCAGAACATCCCTGGCAACCAAGGCAACTGGCAGTCAGGACATCTGGCAATTAGTTGGGTTGGAGTCCTCAGAGGAGGGAGCCCTAGGAAAAGGGGTAAGAGGTGACAGTTCAACAAGAGGCACCTCAACAAGAGGAGCCACTGAATGGAAGATTGGGAGATAAAACCCACACCAACCCTAACCTCATTGAGAGTTTTCAGCCATACGGTATATATCACAGAAGGTTCTGGTGTTGAGGGCTTTAGGGGAATTTCAAGTGAAAACTTTGCCAATTTGGGAAGCCCACTCAGCTTACAGAATGAGATTATGCTTTTCCTATGAGGAATCTAGGAGTTGTTTACCAACTTGCCTCTTATGAGATGGCCCAGAGGCAGCTCTGAGTTTGTGAGGGTGGAGGGCAGTAGGGGCCTACAGAGCTGATGCTGACCAACTGCAGGGACCTGGCCACCCCAGAGCAAAGCCCCTCAGACACCACTGAAGCCTAGCCCAAGTAATTGCAGCAAAGCAGGTTGGGTGgggtcacacaggcacacaaagcTGGGTAGGGCAGACTGGTGAGGACTGGGTGGGCATACTTTTAAGCTACTTATGAGGGTATGGGTTCCTGTCTTGTATGGTGACCAGTAGCCAGTGATCTAGGGGCTAAGCACCCACCCCAAAACCCTGAATGATATGGCTTCCTACACAGAGGAGGGACCTCAATAACAGGCCTGGCCCTTGTGCCCAGACACATGCTCTCAGCAGAGAGCTACTTGGAGAAACACCTTCTGGAGCTGGTAGGACACATGCCAGGACAATCTCCCCCTTAAGTTTAATCATTCAAATCTACAACATActgggtgctagagagatggttccatggttaaggacacttgttactcttgcagagtagttgggttcagttcccatcatcCACATGATGGTATACAAACATCCATAaacccagttccagaggattcaatAACATCTTCtaacctctgcaggcaccaggcatgcacatagtacacacacacacatgcaggaaacactcatacacacaaaataaatctatAACAAAAACTAAATCCATAACATATTAAGTAATTTACTGCAGTCTTTAGAAACTGAGGCTGTTTTGTACTCTTGTGCTCAAGTCTTTTCACAGGATGTGCTACTTGGGCTCAGCCCTGCAAGAGTCACCGGGGTAAGCACACAGCCTCCCTATAAGCCTCAACAAAGCACATGGTGAACTGAACTCCCAAAGCTGCCTCATCTCAAACCCAAGGGCAAACGAGAGGGTGACCAAATGGAATTATGCTGTCGCGATGCAGCCAAAACACTGGAACCCCAGGCAAAGTTCCAGAACAAGTACACAGCAGTGGTCAGGCAGGGTAAAACAAAGCCTCCAGCAGCTAAGGGACTATGTATGTGGTTCCAACATGggcataaacatttttttaagtggccaggcctgcctgcctgcctgctctaACACAACAATCTAGGACAAAAAGCTTCAACTGGGAGGTTCTGCCTGAGGTGTGCAATGAGCTGAAACCACTGCCTTTGCAAGGATGCCCAGATGAAACAAGCAACTATCCCACCATCTGACTGAGAGAAGGGAGATGACTGCCTCAACTGGCAAGTAGAGTCTTGGAAGTCCCTGTAGGAAGAGCCAAGCCCTGCTCTGAGTCTATTATCATCTCCCAGGATCCTTCTCCCACAAAAACTCAAGTCCACTTCCACAACCATCAGGCCCTGATCTGCCTGGACACAGCAAAATCCAGAACAAGACACTGATTCTGGGAAACTAAAGCACGTAGATGGCCCAGCTGAGCTCATGGCCTCAGTTCTTTGCCCATCTCTCTATACTTCTGTGTCTGGGTCGGGGCAGAGCTCAAAGGTAACCAAGGGCTAAGGCACAGCCCGCCCACCCCTGCTGGCCATGAGATTCTCATCTCTGCTCTGAGATGCCTACACATCaggggtttgagacagggtctctctaagtagccctgggtgtcctggaacttgtcaTGCACACCGGGCCTAACAAGTAcgtctcaaacttacagagatctacctacctctgcatTAGCCTCTGAAGCAGAAAGCGCCCCCTTTATGGTGATACAGAACTACTGGACCACTGATCTATGCTCCACCAGAATGGAGGTATAGACTCGAGACCAACAGGTCCTTGTCCCTGACCAGGACAGAGTGTGGGCAGACCCAACACTCAAGGGGCAAGAGACATCAGCAGCAGAACAGGACCTGGATGAGTGCAGCTCAGCCAGGCAGGGCCACCAGGGCCATAGAGAGCCTACTGGCTTTGGCCACAGGCACCACCCTGCCCTGCATGCCACCCCACTTACTTTGACGGTGCTGAGGTCCATGGGGTGCTTGATGATGTCATGGTAGTCATGCAGCTCCAGTGCCTCAGCGTCCACTGGCTTGTAGAAGGGCCATGCATAGGCAGCATGCTTCTTGGAGAGCATCTCCCGAAGAATGCTGTCACAGTGCCGCAGGTGCTCCGACAGCTTTCCTTTTTTACCCGCGTGCTGTGGGACCTCGCCATCTTCCAGGTCCTTCTTAGGAGGTTTGATGGGACGGCCCCCACTCTCCCGTCGGGCCACCACCTTGGCCTGCTTGGGCTCTGAAAGTGGCGGGGGAGACTCACTCCGGCTGGCAGTGATGGCAGACGTTGTGGGAGTGGTTGTGTCTGCTTTCCGCTTCACACCCTTTTTCTGTGACAACAAAGTAACAGTGAACTCCAGAAACAAGGAAGTTCATAGAAAAGAGATGTGTCTCCCGGCTGCCACACCTCTGCAGTACAGACTGCCTGCCAGGCGCCAAGCCAGCGACCACATGCAGGGTCTCATGTCCTTCTCAGCTGTCCCCACAGTACAGAAGACACCGAGGCTCAGAGGGGCCAGACCCAcagtccaaggtcacacagctggccATTGTGAGGCTGGAACTCTCCCTCACCCCTGAGGACTCAGCCATCCAGGTGGGTGAGCGTGCCACTGACCTGAGCAGCATGAGGTGCTGCAGGGAATTCACCCAACATCTAACAAGCACCACTGGTGCTAGAGACAGGGACTCCCTGCTTTAAAGACCAAGAGGAAAGTGCCAGACCAGGCCCTGAGCAGGTGCTTCAAGGACAGACACAAATTGAGCAgaaggaggggaggcaggaggagcattCCAGGCTGGATGGGTGGGGGCAGCCTGACCAGGAGACATGAAGCAGCCACAGCAGTTTGAGGCCAAGAGACTCCAAGGGCTGTAGGCATGGACAGACCAGGACTGTCTGGAAGGCATAGGCAGTGCAGAGGGCTGCTAAGCCCAGGAAAGGCCACAGCCTCCCACAGGTGCACCTGGAGCCAGCTGTTCATAGCAGGCAACACATACAGCCTCCGCCAAGGGATATGAGGAGAAAAGGGTCTCTGCCACAGCCTGAAGAACCCGACCAATAGGTATCACCACTGAGTTAGGACCAGGGCTTGATGTATATATTGAGACCTACTCAGCAGGTTCCTCTCAGCTTGCTCATGTGGGCAGAGAAGCCAATAGGAGCCACAAACCCACAGGCCAGATGGTGGCAACAGAACCTGCCATTGACAGCCCTCTAGCTACTTCCCAGCCAAGCTGCCACCCTCAGGCTGACAGGGTGACAAGCTGGCCATCCAAAAACTTTGATGGGCACCTACAGGATGGCAAGCAGCAAGCTTGagctgcagaggacctggggtggGAGGGTAGACTTGCTGTGGCAAACAGCCTGGCCAGGCGCCACCGGGAAGTGCAGGCAGTGAAGGCCACAGGGGGAAGGAAGGCAACGGAGGTGGCATTTTACCTTGGGAGAGCCATTTAAACCCTGAGCGCccgtttcctcatctgtaagagGGGGGACTACTGCCTGCCCCAGAGGGTCGCTGTGAGGAtcaaattgaagaagataataCACATGAGTGCCTGATATGGGACCTACTCAAAGCAGGAGAGTCAACAGGCCTTGCCAATCCCAAACCTCAGAGAGCCCCACTCCATCCATACCTAAGCAGGGCCTGGCCAGGACAGGACAGTGTCCACTGTGAAAACTCCTAGCAAACAAGGAATAGATGTGCAGGCCCTTACAAATCCAGGCTGGTGTCACTGGCCATCACTCCCCCCAGGATGACCAGAGATGATCTGACCCCTCTGACCCTCACCACTGGCCCCACACCTTTTCCACCTTCCCCAATGGCTTATAAAGACCAGGACTACCAGGCCAAAAAAGCTGGGGTTCAAGTCCAGCTTGGCCAGCACCAGCCATGTGACCTCCACCCCTGAGCCTCGGTCTTCTTGTCTGTGCAGAAAACCTTTCCAAACAGCTATACCCGGAGAGGCAGCAGAGCTCCTACCTGCCCCAGTGCTGCCTGTTTCAGGAACTCTATGGATCTTGGACCCCAGCCAACCTCACCAGACGTGAAGGAAAGCTCACCTTGACTACAGGTGGTGTGGGAGGGACCACAGGGACGATGGATGTCGCAGGAGGAGGCGGTGCGGCAGCTGGGGGAACGGGAACTGATGTGACGTTTGCAGTGATGGTTGGTACAGGGGTGGCAGCAATGACTGGTGTCTGAGATACAGTGGGGGGTATGTTCTGGAAGGGGGTTGCTGGGGAGACCGAAGATACGGCTGCCACTTGTTGTGTACCTTCAAGACAAGGACATGGAGCTCAATTCAGTGGGCTCAGTATTTCCAGAAGCATCTAAGACCATGCCATTCAGCCATAGCACTAGAGCCTTTTGGGACAAACCAAGACACCCTAGCAAGAACTCTAGCCTTGGGGCAGTGGCTGGAACAGCTGCCTGGGCAATGTTCACTACGTAAATGAAAGAGGAAACCAAAGTAAGCCC of Meriones unguiculatus strain TT.TT164.6M chromosome 8, Bangor_MerUng_6.1, whole genome shotgun sequence contains these proteins:
- the Brd3 gene encoding bromodomain-containing protein 3 isoform X1, with product MSTTTAAAPTGIPAVPGPVNPPPPEVSNPSKPGRKTNQLQYMQNVVVKTLWKHQFAWPFYQPVDAIKLNLPDYHKIIKNPMDMGTIKKRLENNYYWSASECMQDFNTMFTNCYIYNKPTDDIVLMAQALEKIFLQKVAQMPQEEVELLPPAPKGKGRKPAAGAQNSGTQQVAAVSSVSPATPFQNIPPTVSQTPVIAATPVPTITANVTSVPVPPAAAPPPPATSIVPVVPPTPPVVKKKGVKRKADTTTPTTSAITASRSESPPPLSEPKQAKVVARRESGGRPIKPPKKDLEDGEVPQHAGKKGKLSEHLRHCDSILREMLSKKHAAYAWPFYKPVDAEALELHDYHDIIKHPMDLSTVKRKMDSREYPDAQGFAADIRLMFSNCYKYNPPDHEVVAMARKLQDVFEMRFAKMPDEPIEAPALPAPTAPVVSKGAESSRSSEESSSDSGSSDSEEERATRLAELQEQTGCRAFQDQLLNVSSVQLKAVHEQLAALSQAPVNKPKKKKEKKEKEKKKKDKDKDKEKEKHKAKAEEEKKAKAVPAAKQAQQKKAPTKKANSTTTASRQLKKGGKQASASYDSEEEEEGLPMSYDEKRQLSLDINRLPGEKLGRVVHIIQSREPSLRDSNPDEIEIDFETLKPTTLRELERYVKSCLQKKQRKPLSTSGKKQAAKSKEELAQEKKKELEKRLQDVSGQLNSKKPTKKEKSGSAPSGGPSRLSSSSSSESASSSSSGSSSDSSDSE
- the Brd3 gene encoding bromodomain-containing protein 3 isoform X2, whose product is MSTTTAAAPTGIPAVPGPVNPPPPEVSNPSKPGRKTNQLQYMQNVVVKTLWKHQFAWPFYQPVDAIKLNLPDYHKIIKNPMDMGTIKKRLENNYYWSASECMQDFNTMFTNCYIYNKPTDDIVLMAQALEKIFLQKVAQMPQEEVELLPPAPKGKGRKPAAGAQNSGTQQVAAVSSVSPATPFQNIPPTVSQTPVIAATPVPTITANVTSVPVPPAAAPPPPATSIVPVVPPTPPVVKKKGVKRKADTTTPTTSAITASRSESPPPLSEPKQAKVVARRESGGRPIKPPKKDLEDGEVPQHAGKKGKLSEHLRHCDSILREMLSKKHAAYAWPFYKPVDAEALELHDYHDIIKHPMDLSTVKRKMDSREYPDAQGFAADIRLMFSNCYKYNPPDHEVVAMARKLQDVFEMRFAKMPDEPIEAPALPAPTAPVVSKGAESSRSSEESSSDSGSSDSEEERATRLAELQEQLKAVHEQLAALSQAPVNKPKKKKEKKEKEKKKKDKDKDKEKEKHKAKAEEEKKAKAVPAAKQAQQKKAPTKKANSTTTASRQLKKGGKQASASYDSEEEEEGLPMSYDEKRQLSLDINRLPGEKLGRVVHIIQSREPSLRDSNPDEIEIDFETLKPTTLRELERYVKSCLQKKQRKPLSTSGKKQAAKSKEELAQEKKKELEKRLQDVSGQLNSKKPTKKEKSGSAPSGGPSRLSSSSSSESASSSSSGSSSDSSDSE